One window of the Shewanella khirikhana genome contains the following:
- the hutI gene encoding imidazolonepropionase — MSWDQVWIDINIATMDPSKSEAYGAITDAALAVKDGKIAWLGKRADLPEFDVLATPVHRGHGGWLTPGLIDAHTHLVFAGNRANEFELRLQGASYEEIARAGGGIVSTVKACREADEAELFDLARRRLNALAKEGVTTVEIKSGYGLDLDTELKLLRVARELGKHHHVDVVTTFLGAHAVPPEFKGQGDAGTDAYVDLVVNEMLPAVVAENLADAADVFCENIAFNLGQTERVLSAAKALGLDIKLHAEQLSNLGGSELAARLGAKSVDHIEYLDEAGVKAIAQSGTCAVLLPGAFYFLRETKLPPIDLLRQHGVPMVLASDFNPGSSPICSTLLMLNMGCTLFRLTPEEALAGVTRNAARALGREQRVGVLREGMDADFCLWRISTPAELAYSYGVNPLVDVVKGGKLIHQ, encoded by the coding sequence ATGTCTTGGGATCAGGTTTGGATTGATATCAACATTGCCACCATGGACCCGTCCAAAAGCGAGGCCTACGGCGCCATCACAGATGCTGCGCTGGCGGTGAAAGACGGCAAAATCGCCTGGCTTGGCAAGCGTGCCGACCTGCCCGAATTTGATGTGCTGGCCACCCCGGTGCACCGTGGCCACGGCGGCTGGCTCACCCCCGGCCTGATCGATGCCCACACCCATCTGGTGTTTGCCGGTAACCGTGCCAACGAATTTGAACTGCGCCTGCAAGGCGCCAGCTATGAAGAAATCGCCCGCGCTGGCGGCGGTATTGTCAGCACAGTGAAGGCCTGCCGCGAAGCAGACGAAGCCGAGCTGTTCGACCTCGCCCGTCGCCGCCTCAATGCGCTGGCCAAAGAAGGGGTGACCACGGTGGAAATCAAATCAGGCTATGGCCTGGATCTGGACACCGAACTGAAACTGCTGCGGGTCGCCCGTGAGCTTGGCAAACATCACCATGTTGATGTGGTCACCACCTTCCTCGGCGCCCATGCGGTGCCGCCAGAGTTCAAAGGTCAGGGCGACGCAGGCACAGATGCCTATGTGGATCTGGTGGTTAACGAAATGCTGCCCGCCGTGGTGGCCGAGAACCTTGCCGATGCCGCCGACGTGTTCTGCGAAAACATTGCCTTCAACCTGGGGCAGACCGAGCGGGTGCTGAGCGCCGCCAAGGCGCTGGGGCTGGATATTAAGCTGCACGCCGAGCAACTCAGCAACCTTGGCGGCAGTGAACTGGCCGCGCGTTTGGGTGCCAAGTCGGTTGACCATATCGAATACCTCGACGAAGCCGGCGTGAAGGCCATCGCCCAAAGCGGCACCTGCGCCGTGCTCTTGCCGGGAGCCTTTTACTTCCTGCGGGAAACCAAGCTGCCTCCCATCGACCTTTTGCGTCAACATGGGGTGCCCATGGTGCTCGCCAGCGACTTTAACCCCGGCTCATCGCCCATCTGCTCGACCCTGCTGATGCTCAATATGGGTTGCACCCTGTTCCGCCTGACGCCGGAAGAAGCACTGGCCGGTGTTACCCGCAACGCCGCCCGCGCCCTTGGCCGCGAGCAGCGCGTTGGCGTATTGCGCGAAGGTATGGATGCCGACTTCTGCCTGTGGCGCATCTCCACCCCGGCGGAATTAGCCTATTCCTACGGCGTGAACCCTCTGGTGGATGTAGTGAAGGGTGGCAAACTTATTCACCAGTGA
- a CDS encoding PadR family transcriptional regulator, which translates to MTNKVIEDNQTEKWDIQLRKGTLELVVLGALYGGERYGLELLKLLHSYETMRITEGTLYPLLDRLKRELLIDAHWRQEGDSRPRKYFCLTTLGEQRLLELRSRWLKSVEDISALLEKSLNGCEKGTSHD; encoded by the coding sequence ATGACTAATAAAGTGATTGAAGACAATCAAACTGAGAAATGGGATATCCAGCTAAGGAAGGGGACCCTCGAGCTGGTGGTGCTTGGGGCCTTGTATGGCGGTGAACGCTATGGCCTTGAGTTACTAAAACTGTTGCACAGTTACGAGACCATGCGCATCACCGAGGGCACCCTGTATCCCTTGCTCGACCGTCTCAAGCGGGAACTCCTGATTGATGCCCATTGGCGGCAGGAGGGTGATTCCCGGCCCCGTAAGTACTTCTGTCTTACCACCTTGGGTGAACAAAGATTGCTGGAGCTGCGCTCCCGCTGGCTAAAGTCAGTGGAGGACATCAGCGCGCTCTTGGAAAAAAGCCTGAATGGCTGTGAAAAAGGAACATCACATGACTGA
- a CDS encoding HAAS signaling domain-containing protein: MTEHQLIHDYLNSLDKYLARLKRVDADEVLREIESHIFDALEAATSEGQQCDIEQLLQGFGSPRELAEQYVGHILNGTPPPDGFRAIRAVGRGIGQFLYYGMGFFGFIIALALLLTGLYKFVSPQDVGLWSNPGGTSVTFGAIKGGTPADQELLGWWCSPIALMLSLAISYLTWQVLKVLKRH, from the coding sequence ATGACTGAACATCAACTGATACACGACTATTTAAACTCCCTCGACAAATATCTGGCCAGACTCAAGCGTGTCGATGCAGATGAAGTACTGCGGGAAATAGAAAGCCATATTTTTGATGCGCTGGAGGCGGCGACCAGCGAAGGACAACAGTGCGATATCGAGCAGTTATTGCAAGGTTTCGGTTCGCCAAGAGAGCTGGCGGAGCAATACGTAGGGCACATCCTTAACGGGACGCCACCGCCCGATGGTTTTCGTGCCATCCGTGCCGTCGGCAGGGGTATAGGTCAGTTTCTCTATTACGGCATGGGCTTTTTCGGCTTTATCATTGCCCTGGCATTACTGCTGACGGGTCTGTACAAGTTTGTCTCGCCCCAGGATGTCGGGCTTTGGTCAAATCCGGGCGGCACCTCTGTCACCTTTGGTGCCATTAAAGGTGGCACACCAGCCGACCAGGAGCTACTTGGTTGGTGGTGTTCACCCATCGCCCTGATGTTGAGCCTCGCCATAAGCTACCTCACATGGCAGGTGCTGAAAGTGCTTAAACGGCATTGA